ATACATAGAAccatagacagaacgatagatagatagatagatagacagatagacagatagatagttcAGAATAATACATAAacatgatagatagaacaatacaTAGAATGATACATAGAAccatagacagaacgatagaacgatagatagatagatagatagatagatagatagatagatagatagatagttcaGAATAATACATAAacatgatagatagaacaatacaTAGAATGATACATAGAAccatagacagaacgatagaacgatagaacgatagatagatagatagatagatagatagatagatagatagatagacagaacgatagatagatcagaataatacataaacacaatagatagaacaatacatagaacgacagataaaacgatagatagaacgatagatagatagaacgatagatagacagaacaatagataaATCGATTGATTCAGATCAATTCTTGATAGATCAATTGATCCACATCAATTATCGATAGATCGACTGATCCGGTTTCCAGTGTCTCCACTTGAGAAATTAAGGAAGCTGGTCCAGAATCACTCACCAAGACCAGCCTGAGCTCTTCCTCCCTCTGATCTTTCTGTTTGAGTAACTGCTGCAGTAGGTCAGTCAAAGCGGTCCTCTGGTCAGCCAGCACCTCCTTCCACACACACAGTGAATACAGTAaatacacacactcaaacaatACAAAAGAATCATACTCCCAGAACACTGTGATAACTCATAGAGGTGGTGTGAGCATGATACTTAAACAGGAATTGGATGAAATGGCTAAGTaatcagagagagaaagagagatgcaaaaacaaacaagaaatgTGATGTGCGACAACAAACAGAGTGATGGTTACTCCTCTCTACACTCCACAGCATGATGAAGCACTGAAAGAAAAGCACCACATCATCTACTGCTGCTACGTACCTGCAGGTTCTCAGTGTCCAAATTCCTCCTCTTAACCTCCAGCTTTGTCAACTGCAATAACTCTGCCTCTATGAGTTTAATCTATGGATACAAGCATACAGTGGGGGTGTGAATGGCCCCATGGAGACATGATAAAACAGCCATTTCTGGGGCTCTGCATCCAATGAGAGGTGGAATGTGAGAAGCATGGGCTGGCTGAAACCAAAAAAGCTTTTAATGACTAGAATGACTACACAAGACcatcttaaacatttttatattatagaccttatgtagccccgccccttttcagcactGCGCTCATTgtgttctgtcttccggtttgtatttccatagCATGAAAGTTAGATCTTacagatttatgaatgaaccgctCATTTTAAAAACGTCCCTATCTACTGACATTTATGACATCCacttcaaacattacaatgctcatgataacctTCATTAgctctacaataagtaaatccacttcaccagaaAATTACTCTTcgacagcaatgccatagaaatatacagagctactgcaaaaacggaagttcaaacacagaattctaaagatggctgcaCACTTGTTTCTCTGGCGCATAAGGTCTGTAAGATGACCACAAAATACCCACTGAATTGCTTTGTTAATGAATATACTACtgtacaaaagtttggggtcaggattttttttaaagaaatttaaccCCATATTTTTGATATTACAAATGACAGTGttgataaagtaaaaaaaaacttcatgcATGCATTTGTTATGGTTTATCCTCTGAAATAAACTGGAGCCCAGCCAACCAGTAATATGATATAAATCCCTGTATCTGTGAAGTCTTATTGGCTCTTAAATCCTAAGGGAAACTTCAATCATCATACCTGATTACGGATGTAAGCGTGCACACTGTCCTTCTGAAGCTGGAGGGCTTCAAAGGCGGCCTTCTGCATTTCCTCCTGTTGAAAAAGAGCCAATAAGGGTTAGTTAATCCTTTTAGACCTATTAGACCAGCAATGCACcacatgtaatatttataatagtttattaatgtattttgcCTGTGGAGTGAATGGGTGGATGGAGTGCAGACTAATTTTTAATACAGAATACAGATTGTGTACTCTGTAAGTTAGTGAATTGAATAGTTACCTCTTGAAGGATCTGACTAATGGCTTTGCTTTTGTCTAGCTGCTGCAGGGACAACACTTGGTCAAACTTCTTATCCAAACTGTCCAAACTAAATGAAGAAAAAGAGAGATTAAgacagaaggaaaaaaaataggaCTGTCTACTCACTTGACTATCAAGCATTGCAGTTTCAAATTAGTTTTTTGTTCATGAACAAGCAGCACATTGTCATAGTAAGTGATGGATGTAATCTCAAAATCAGAGAATGTGTCTTGAAATCTGCTCACAAGCAGTCACAAGTGACACTTTTGAGACTAATGTTAATACAGAGAGTAAACCGTCTTGTTGATCTGATCACACATGATGGTCAGACAAGACGGTTTACTCTCTGTATTAACATATtgataccaggtgtaaacagagtCAAAAGGTGCTGGACAGAGTCAAAAGGTGCTGGACAGAGTtcaaaacaatatgtattgataGGACGTAAAGCACCTCCTGCAGGTCTCAGACACCAGAATCTGTGTCTTGGCTTCCCTGGCCTCCTGCAGTAACCTTAAATAGCAGCTCTCTGACAGCATCCTCTGCATGGCACCTGCAaacatgtgtatatatagacTTACATAGACAGTAgaggagtttaaaaaaaatactggggAAAGAGAGGGGGAGTGGGACTGATGCAGGTATGATTCAAACTACAAGTACTAAACATGTCAGAAGCATGTCACCTCAGATTTCTAATGACTTGCCTACTAAATACAAAGTCAATTTTCTTagattataaaacaataagGTAATTTTAAAGATAAATGTAATTTCTAAAACATCACCTGCCACTTCCTTCTTCCTAAGAGAGTTGGCTTCTTCCTGCGTGATGGCAGTAAGGTGTTCCATTCGTAtgctaaaaacaacaacacattcATAATTTTATCTctattcaaataaaacaaaaataaatttaagatgTCACtgtggcaaggggggcgtggtttagcggAATCTGCAacgggagagagagggaggagacgCGCGGTGTCTGAGTGGATTAGACGCAAATGATaaacacctgtttcttgtttcagtaattggcatggagagagtatttaacgccaggagaaacaggagcctgcgagagagagaaggactactggcTGTTTCCCCACTCCTGGATATCTGCTGCTGGAGTGAACTGTGAATTTGCTTTGATTGTTTTGTGCCTATCTGCATGCTGTTTTGgtattatttgtttttgcttaaaataaacAGCCAGTAGTCACCGctgaccctgtcctcttccctcCTTATTTACGAACTttgttacactggtgccgaaacccgggggCGAAGATGGATGCCGCCGCCATGCCAGAGTCCTCCGCTGCGCCATTTGCGGAAATAATTACATCCCTCGCGGTAATGCAACATGACCAACACCAGGCCCTGCTGGACTTAAGACAAGATCAGGAGAGGCGGTTCCAGGCCGTCCTCCAAGCCCAGcaggaagaccgcgagaggttccggagctggatggACCGGGAGGCTTGGCCGGGAGCCTCGGACCAACGTGCTGTGCCCGCCCACCACCCACTCAATAAAATGGGGCCTGAGGACGACCCGGAGGCATTCATCGACCTATTTGAAACGTCCGCCGAGATCTGTGGCTGGCCTCGGGACCAGTGGCCGATGCGCCTGGTCCTGTTGCTCTCCGGGGAGTCCCAGGTAGCGGCACAGCAGCTTCCGGTGCGGAGCCTCCTGGACTTCGACGACCTCAAGAGGGCCATCATCCACCCTtcgtgatggcccaacagctccgggactcctgcCACAAATGGTTGCTGGCCGACGGAAGTGACGTGGAGGAGATCATCGACCGAGTGGTGCTGGAGCAGTTTACCACTCGGCTCCCGAGGAGAacggccgagtgggtccagtgccaccgccccacgtcgctggaGTCGGCTATCCAACTCGCGGAGGATCATATGGTGGCGTGCCCCGGGGTCGGCGAACCCTTGTCATCagcttctctctctccctctcttccatctccttctctctctcgcccTGTCCCTTTACCCAGGTCTcgtccacccggccctcctcgaGTCCCGCCCCGGGGGCGGGGCGGGAATGGCCATATTCCTTATGCAGCTCCCAGAGTCCCACCCAGGCTCCTGTGTCTCCGCTCTCTCCACGCCAACCGTCTAATCCACCCTCTGCCACTGGAGCGGCAGGGAAgtctgggccggcctgttggTGTTGCGGGGACCCGGGCCATTTCGTGGACAGGTGTCCTGTAATGGAGGTGGGAACAATGGTCCGGGTCCCGGATGCCCCGCAGGCTGCCCCCGGTCAAGCTGGgtggtaccaaatacctgtgagtatcgaggggggtacctatcaggcaTTGGTGGATTCaggatgtaaccaaacctcgaTCCATCAAAATCTGATACAATCCGGGGCATTGGATAATAGCCGCGTGGTTAAGGTGCGatgtgtgcacggggatgtggtAGAGTATCCTATTGTGCCAGTCATTATTCAATTCAGGGGTCAAAAGCATAGcgttgaggtggcagttaacccGCACCTCCAGCATCCGTTAATTTTGGGAATGAATTGGCCAGCGTTTACAGAATTATTAGGGGCTTTGTGTACGGATGCTtcttggggaaaaaatgcactggaGGGGAGCGTGAGTGTGCAGGCGGGAGAGACTGAATCGGGACCTCTGAGTACTGCCTCAGGGGAACAGAGCGAAATCGAGAGACTTATTCTCTCGGAGAGCGATGATTtccccctggagcagtctcaggacGAGACGCTGAAACGTGCGTTTGAACAGGTCAGTACCATcgacggtcagcctctccaTCCTGGACAACCGCTTACCTATccatattttgtaattataaaaaataggttgtatcgagtgacccaagacgctcagacaaaagaagatacaacccagttgttagttcctaggagccgcagggaaatgctttttcaagcggctcattctaatccaatgGCTGGTCATTTATGACAGGGAAcgacactaaatcgcctcatgacccgattttttttggccgggcattcacgagaatgtgcgcaggtggtgcacggcttgtcgtgaatgtcagttggtaaacccaccggccaccccaaaagcgcctttgcgccccctcccattaatgcaggtcgccttcgagagaattggcatggacctcatcgggccattagagcgatcagcaagaggacatcgttttgcattggtcattgtggattatgcaacacgatatccagaagcagtggctctccgcagCATTTCCGTTAAGAGTGTTGCTGACGCACTGTTTTCTTTAATCTCCCGAGTTGGGATTCCTaaggaaatcctcactgatcagggCACGTCGTTTATGTCACGGACGTTACGCGAACTTTAcgaattattgggcattaaatcgattcggaccagcgtctttcacccacaaacggacgggctggtcgaacgttttaatcgcacgcttaaaacaatgattcgtGAATTCATACaggaagacgccaaaaattgggataaatgGTTGGAACCTCTGTTGTTcgctgtgcgagaggtcccgcaagcctccacagggttttcccccttcgagcttctctatGGTCGTCAGCCCAGAGGGGTGTTAGACATCATAAGAGAggcttgggaggacggaccttCTCAATCTaaaaacgaaattcagtatgtgctggacctgagaacaaaactccacactttggggcggctatctatggagaatttgttgcAGGCCCAGGATAAATGGTTGGAACCTCTGTTGTTcgctgtgcgagaggtcccgcaagcctccacagggttttcccccttcgagcttctctatGGTCGTCAGTCCAGAGGGGTGTTAGACGTCATAAGAGAggcttgggaggacggaccttCTCAATCTaaaaacgaaattcagtatgtgctggacctgagaacaaaactccacactttggggcggctatctatggagaatttgttgcAGGCCCAGGACAAACAGAGCCGGCTGTATAACAGGGGGACCAATTTGCGTAAATTTGCACCGGGAGATAAAGtttgaggtcacacggcaagttggagagctcgattatgaggtaatacgctcagataggagaggagcacgtcaaatttatcacctcaatctcctgaaaaaatggaatgagggagaatcagtgatgctggcgacggtgattagcggagaggatgatctcgggccagaggcgaatatAAAACAACAATCTCTCGCACTGGCCCCAgggggagatcacctctcgccctcccagctcatTGATTTAACCAAATTACAGGCAGAGTTTGCTGATGTGTTTTCTCCCCTACCTGGCCGTACAAACCTTATTCAGCACCAtatcgagacagagccgggcgtggtggtTCGCATCCGGCCATATCGCTtgcctgaacacaagaaaaaagtagttcagGAAGAATTAGGTGCGATGCTTGAAATGGGGGTAATAGAAGAATCCAatagtaactgggcgagcccgatagttttggttcctAAGATGGATGGCTCGGTccggttctgtgtggattatcgcaaggtgaatgctgtgtcgaaattcgacgcatatccaatgccacgggttgacgaattgcttgaccggcttGGTACGGCTCGtttttattcgacactggacttaacaaagggttattggcagatccccttgtctccattatcccgagaaaaaacagctttcacgacgccgtttggattacaccaatttgttacacttccgttcgggctgttcggggcaccggctacctttcagcgtCTGATGGACAGGGTTTTACGGCCCCATGCTGCATATGCGGCTGCCTATCTAGATGATATCATCATATTTAGTAATGACTGGCAGtggcatatgcagcatttgagggcaGTCTTGAAGTCGCTGAGGGGAGccgggctcacggccaacccaaagtgtgcaattgggcgcgtggaagtaaagtatctgggcttccacttggggcatggacaggtgcgtccccaaattgataagacgGCAGCAGTTGCGACCTGTCCGCGCCctaagaccaaaaaggaggtgagACAGTTCTGAGACAGTCcggctccccggcctgagtcgggcggtgggggtatgtggcaaggggggcgtggtttagcggAATCTGCAacgggagagagagggaggagacgCGCGGTGTCTGAGTGGATTAGACGCAAATGATaaacacctgtttcttgtttcagtaattgccgtggagagagtatttaacgccaggagaaacaggagcctgcgagagagagaaggactactggcTGTTTCCCCACTCCTGGATATCTGCTGCTGGAGTGAACTGTGAATTTGCTTTGATTGTTTTGTGCCTATCTGCACgctgttttgttattatttgtttttgcttaaaataaacAGCCAGTAGTCACCGctgaccctgtcctcttccctcCTTATTTACGAACTTTGTTACAGTCACCATTTGCTGTGTGTGTAACTtctatatacactactgttcaaaagtatgTGGTCAGTAAGATTCTCTTCtaagaaattattacttttatttaggAAAGAATACATTACATAGCttaaaagtgacagcaaagacatttatcatgctacaaaaaaaaattctaaaaaaatctgtttagaATAAATGCttctaaattgtaataatatttcacaaaaatactgtttttactgtaattttgattGAATAATTGCAGATTTTTTAAAgtgacttctttaaaaaaaaaatctgaccaACCCCAAACCTTTAGTCTGTATATCTAAACAACAGATTCTGATACAGAACTAATGTCCCACTGCAGTGTTTGTGAAACCAAGTTAAAATAACACATCTTCCTGACCTGATCTCCAAAAATACAAACCCGTAAACACTGACCTAATATGGGTTTGGTCAAAAGCACTCTGTGTTTTAGCGCTGTTCAAACAGCTCAGTACTTGCAGTAACTCTGGACTGTGGATTTCTTAAGTGGTGCCATTAGAGAAAATTCACTTAGCAAGAGCTGCATTGATGGCAGGAGCCCATACTCCATTAGAGTTCGACCCATGTGTAATATCTACTCACCGGTCCTCCTCCAGAGCTTGCAGAAATTCAGCACTCTTTGCCTGGCTATAATCAAAtgagcacaaacacacaacaaataACCACCATTAAAGTACACAATACTAATGGATTTAGCATGattaaaatgacagtaaaagCTAGAGAAAAGCAAGACACTTAAAAATTGGTTCACATTGTGGCCTCACCGTTTGTTATCAAGCAGGAGGTCAGAGATGCGGCCCATGACAGCGCTCTCTGCCTGACGTACTTTATCCAGCATTTTCAGCCTCTCTGCTTCCTGGACCTTCTGTTGCTGAGACACACCTAACTCCAACCGTTCCTGCTCCTAAAAGACAGAAAAGCACAGAGAGGCGTCTTTCTGATAATGAGGACATGGTAAATAAAAACGTGTTTTTGTAAGCTATACACTGACAGCATCATAGTGTCGGCACGGAtatggcccacatctggtctgcgtgtaatccacatgtaccagatgtgggccagatctaGGCCaaactatgttgctgtctggtgTAGTGACTGAAAGAAATTGTgaaagaaattaacacttttattcagcaaggatgcattaaattgaacaaatgtgacagtaaagacatttataatgttacaaaaacattatatttcaaataaatgatgttcttttgaacttttttcttattcatcaaagaatactgaaaacAAATGTCTCCtggtttttacaaaaataataagcagcacaactgttttcaacattaataataataagaaatgcacAAAATcgacaaattagaatgattttggATAGCTAATGAAGACTTtctataaaaatagaaaatagttcttttaaattgaaataatattttactacattactgttttacagtatttttaaatcaaataaatgcagacttggtgagTGTAACTCACTCaagtgattaaaaaaatctaaatggtTACCAATTTGACAGACTGCAGGATGTCTTCTTTGCGGGAGTTGTTGAGGAGGAGAAGCTGAGTAtgttctctctgtttctcttcaAGAACTTTCTCAAAGTTCAACTTTTCCAGCTGTTTCTGCTCCTAGTGTAGAAACAGAGAGCGAGATGTAAATACTGCTTCACTGGATGATCTAACAATAACAAAAAGaaactaaatcaaacatacCTTTCTTTTCTCATAGTCCATGAATTTGCTCTGCAGTGTCACAGAGAGAGAACAGCGAGtcatttttacattaacagagAAAATGCCACACCAACACGTTTAGGCACTGTATGAAATGACTAATAAATAGTGAAGACTGACCTGCCAGGCCATCTCCTCACCATCAACACAATCCACCTCCTGCTTCCCTTCATCATGCTCCAGCACAGGCAGAAGATACTGGGATGGAGGGCAATAATCCAGACCCatctctaaaaaaaaacatcaaaatatgaACAAACCAGATGCACAGAAATACCTTGTTCCATCAAGGCTTGTGCATAATCTGTACTGTATACAATCTGTATTCATTGTACTGCATCTAACCAGACTATAATAAAAGATCTGTACCTGAGCAGAGGTAGCGCTGCACTTCCTCTGTGCCGCCCATGCACACTGACGCAGGTGGATAGCTCATATCCTGAGCATCCAGGATCAGGCTCTGCGACaccacatatacacatacagatATAAGAATGTCTTTGCAGTGGTCGCATGATATGATACAACACAAATATGCCTCAAAATCTTTATCTTATGTGGGCCAAACATTTAAGATACTCACTTCTAGAGTGCGAACACTGGCCAGTTCTTTGGGTAATTCTCTGATGCTGTTCTCACTTATGTCCAGTGTACGCAGGCTGCTCATGTGACCCACAGACACAGGAATCACAGTAAGGCAGTTCCCTGTCATCATCAAaacattttgttaatttaaGTGGTTTAGGCTTTTATTACCATTTAATTTGATGTACAATGTGCCTAAAAAAGCCTAAACTCCactctttaataaaaaaagtcaaatg
This DNA window, taken from Megalobrama amblycephala isolate DHTTF-2021 linkage group LG4, ASM1881202v1, whole genome shotgun sequence, encodes the following:
- the lrsam1 gene encoding E3 ubiquitin-protein ligase LRSAM1, translated to MFLFSKKKKPSEDSKKRLEYQLCLAKEAGADDILDISACELTEVPSSAFSICKVLQKKVLILHGNGLRSLVPKGCCTGALATLKVLDLHENKLTSLPDDIGQLLSLQVLNVEKNHIKQLPDSIGDLRHLQTLNVKGNCLTVIPVSVGHMSSLRTLDISENSIRELPKELASVRTLESLILDAQDMSYPPASVCMGGTEEVQRYLCSEMGLDYCPPSQYLLPVLEHDEGKQEVDCVDGEEMAWQSKFMDYEKRKEQKQLEKLNFEKVLEEKQREHTQLLLLNNSRKEDILQSVKLEQERLELGVSQQQKVQEAERLKMLDKVRQAESAVMGRISDLLLDNKRQAKSAEFLQALEEDRIRMEHLTAITQEEANSLRKKEVAGAMQRMLSESCYLRLLQEAREAKTQILVSETCRSLDSLDKKFDQVLSLQQLDKSKAISQILQEEEMQKAAFEALQLQKDSVHAYIRNQIKLIEAELLQLTKLEVKRRNLDTENLQEVLADQRTALTDLLQQLLKQKDQREEELRLVLMELEQKSESNQQNYWMIQYQRLLDAKPLSLRMQEAAVDRDLGNMLCKLSAQHYLPIIAHHRITAEALRHMTAKDLRKLGINEVGVQKALLHWARERTLSDPLPKTVKEIQEAGPSTPSAPLQQQLTPPLTPNTPLTPTAPDRFSNSECVVCMERESHVIFLPCGHVCCCQTCSDALQSCPLCRASVSQRVRLYHG